Proteins encoded by one window of Xenopus tropicalis strain Nigerian chromosome 6, UCB_Xtro_10.0, whole genome shotgun sequence:
- the LOC116411537 gene encoding acidic repeat-containing protein-like, producing MNYEDEGNNFFTDDDDDDDDGITIPPNPSVTTLPATTDDEEAYDDATESSISVETTTQVHQENVDHGTESSRNMDLVTESSISVETTTQVHQENVDHGTESSRNMDLVTESSISVETTTQVHQENVNDVTESSRNADHVTESSRNVEDVTESSRNVDHVTESSRNVEKTADYGQEAKKDDTETSEETVDDQEKEANDARKSVEKTTTNVQSPVPASSALEMMEDLLEDLDLDNDRNVIIISTVAACGFLLVMCSLMYLALVISRLKHREKSNISQV from the exons AAGGGAATAATTTTTTCacggatgatgatgatgatgatgatgatggtataACAATTCCGCCGAATCCTTCTGTTACAACACTGCCAG caaCCACAGATGACGAAGAAGCATATGATgatgctactgaaagcagcataaGTGTGGAAA caacCACACAAGTTCACCAAGAAAATGTGGATCATGGTACTGAAAGCAGCAGAAATATGGATCTTGTTACTGAAAGCAGCATAAGTGTGGAAA caacCACACAAGTTCACCAGGAAAATGTGGATCATGGTACTGAAAGCAGCAGAAATATGGATCTTGTTACTGAAAGCAGCATAAGTGTGGAAA caacCACACAAGTTCATCAAGAAAATGTGAATGATGTTACTGAAAGCAGCAGAAATGCGGATcatgtaactgaaagcagcagaaATGTGGAAgatgtaactgaaagcagcagaaATGTTGATCATGTTACTGAAAGCAGCAGAAATGTAGAAA AAACTGCAGATTATGgacaagaagcaaagaaagatgatACTGAAACAAGTGAAG aaacAGTTGATGACCAAGAAAAAGAGGCCAATGATGCCAGAAAAAGTGTTGAAA AAACCACTACTAACGTGCAATCTCCAGTGCCAGCCTCCTCAGCACTAG AAATGATGGAAGATTTGTTGGAAGATCTGGATTTGGATAACGATCGAAATGTTATAATAATTTCAACAGTTGCCGCGTGTGGATTTTTGCTAGTGATGTGTTCACTGATGTACTTGGCACTTGTTATTTCACGCCTAAAACATAG AGAGAAGAGCAACATATCCCAGGTATAA
- the LOC116411538 gene encoding uncharacterized protein LOC116411538 yields MTLLGKVKVTPALKGTLGTIGRFFLCIIFIGLGLAATILRPPPTNLHSFTNSIGLISPFLLIAEGNNFFTDDDDDDGITIPPNPSVTTLPATTDDEEAYDDATEGSISVETTTQVHQENVDHGTESSRNVDHVTKGSISVETTTQVHQENVDHVTKGSISVETTTQVHQENVNDVTESSRKVDHVTESSRNVEDVTESSRNVNDVTESSRNVEKTADYGQEAKKDDTETSEATVDDQEKEANDARKSVEKTTTNVQSPVPASSALEMMEDLLEDLDLDNDRNVIIISTVAACGFLLVMCSLMYLALVISRLKHREKSNISQV; encoded by the exons ATGACTCTGCTggggaaagtcaaagtcactccAGCACTTAAAGGGACCCTTGGGACTATA ggaagattttttttgtgcattatTTTCATTGGTTTAGGCCTGGCTGCCACAATTCTCAGGCCCCCCCCAACAAATCTACACAGTTTTACAAATTCAATAGGACTAATATCTCCTTTTCTCCTTATTGCAGAAGGGAATAATTTTTTCacggatgatgatgatgatgatggtataACAATTCCGCCGAATCCTTCTGTTACAACACTGCCAG caaCCACAGATGACGAAGAAGCATATGATGATGCTACTGAAGGCAGCATAAGTGTGGAAA caacCACACAAGTTCATCAAGAAAATGTGGATCATGGTACTGAAAGCAGCAGAAATGTGGATCATGTTACTAAAGGCAGCATAAGTGTGGAAA caaCCACACAAGTTCACCAAGAAAATGTGGATCATGTTACTAAAGGCAGCATAAGTGTGGAAA caaCCACACAAGTTCACCAAGAAAATGTGAATGATGTTACTGAAAGCAGCAGAAAAGTGGATcatgtaactgaaagcagcagaaATGTGGAAgatgtaactgaaagcagcagaaATGTGAATGATGTTACTGAAAGCAGCAGAAATGTGGAAA AAACTGCAGATTATGgacaagaagcaaagaaagatgatACTGAAACAAGTGAAG caacAGTTGATGACCAAGAAAAAGAGGCCAATGATGCCAGAAAAAGTGTTGAAA aAACCACTACTAACGTGCAATCTCCAGTGCCAGCCTCCTCAGCACTAG AAATGATGGAAGATTTGTTGGAAGATCTGGATTTGGATAACGATCGAAATGTTATAATAATTTCAACAGTTGCCGCGTGTGGATTTTTGCTAGTGATGTGTTCACTGATGTACTTGGCACTTGTTATTTCACGCCTAAAACATAG AGAGAAGAGCAACATATCCCAGGTATAA